The sequence GCTCACGTGCGCATGGCCCGCAGTGTCGAGCAGGATGTTCGCGGGCTTGATGTCGCGGTGGATGACGCCTTTGGAATGCGCGAGCTCGAGCGCTCCGGCGACCTCCGAGGCGACGCGCACCGCATCCGTCGCGGGCAGCGGCAGGCACGCGGAGAGCGGCTTGCCGTCGATGAACTCCATCGCCAGGTACGGCTGCCCGTCGCTCTCGCCGCAGTCGTAGATCTGCACGATGTTCGGGTGCGCCAGCTTGGCCAGCGCGTGGCCCTCGCGCAAGAAGCGCTCGCGCATGGCGGGATCGGTGGCGAGCTCGGGCGCGAGCAGCTTCACCGCCACGGTTCGATCCAACTTCGAATGTCGCGCCTTGAAGACGCTGCCCATGCCGCCGTGCCCGAGCTCCTCGCCGAGCTCCAGCGCGTCGCCGAGCTTCGCGGGCGGGAGCTCGGCCTCGAGCAGGCAGCGCGCACACACGCCGGCCGCGCCCACGCTTCCGCCACAGCGCTGGCAGGCAGCCGCCGGGACGCTCATGGGGCGCGAAGCAGCTCCATCATCTCGGCGTCGACCTCGGACGCGTCGGCCACGGTGTCGGCGACCTCGGCGCGCACCAGCTCGCGAAAGCGGCCGCGCGCGCGGTGCAGGAAGCTCTTCAACTGAGGAACCGTCATCTTCTCCTTCGTGGCGAGCTCGGCATACGAGAGCTGGCTCTCGCCTCGAAAGTAACTCTGGATGAGCTCGAACGGTCCAGCCCGGCCGCCCTGGCCGTACTCGCTGCGCAGCCGCTGCAGGGCGCGGTCGAAGACGGCCTGGGCCCACGCGCGTTGAAAAGCAGCCTCGGCGTCGTCGGGCGCCTCGAGGACCAGGCGCTCGGCGAGCTCGGCGTCGAGGGGCACGGTGCGTCCGCCGCCGCGCCGCTCGGCGCTCGCTGCGGCGCGCAGGTTGGACACATGGTGCGTCAGCGCGGTCTTCAAGTAGCCGCGCAGCCGCCCGCGCGCTGGATCGAGCCGGCCGAGCACGTCGGACTCGAGCAGCCGGAGTGAGAAGCCCTGGACCGCGTCCTCGGCCTCGGCGGCATTGAGCCCGCGTCGGCGCAGGTACACGTAGAGGGGGCTCCAGTAATCGCGAAGCAGGGCCTCCAGGATCTCTTTGCGGCGGGCGGGAGCCTCGCGCCCCGAGAGGATCAGCGTCCACCGCGTGCTCGGAAACTCGCTGCTCGCGGGGCTCGGCATGCGCGGCACTCTAGCACGCGCGCTCAGCGGCACTTCCAAATGGGGCATATTCAGAATTGAATTGACCAATTCGAAGTTGTTGCCAACTTCTGCCTGATTCAATAGGGTGCCCGGCGAATTCAGGAGTCCTTCGCCTCTAACTTGGAGAAAAACGATGCCCCGTCCGCCGAATGTCGATCCTCTTCGCGCCACCATCCGCAACCTGGGCCAGCAGATTGGCCAGGAGCTCGCGGCCGCCTTCACCAACTCGTTCAACACCGCGGTCGACAAGAACGGCCTGCGCAACAACGTGTCGGGTGCGAAGCGCGGGCGTCCGGCGTCGGTGTCCGGCGGCGCGGCGTGCGCCGTGGCGGGCTGCGGCCGCAAGCGCGCGGCCAAGGGGCTCTGCCAGAACCACTACGCCAAGGCCCACCGCCTCAAGATGAACCTCGAGAAGCTCTCCTCCGGCGACTACAAGCTGCTCGCCGAGGACGGCCGCGCCACCCGCTGGTCGAAGTAGATCAGCGCCGTCGCACTCCGAAGACCCGGTGCCCACCTGGGCCCGGGTCTTCGTGTTTTCAGAACGTGGGGATTCTCGTTTTTGCACACTGCGATCGCGGTGTTCGCGAAGTTGGAAATTCCAAAGTAGAACGGATGGTGAAGTTCGCGCGGTCGCACGCCGAGGAGGTCTGCAGAAGCGGCGGGCGGTGGAGCGTTGGAGCGGTGAGGAGGTCCGCAGGAACGGCGAGCGGTGGAAGCACTCAGGGCTCGAGCGGGCCCTGCGCGAGCGCGCTGTTGTAGTAGCGCGCGTCGCCGGTGACCTCGCGGCCCACCCAGGCGGGCTTGGGGAAGGCGGTGTCCACCGCGGGCAGCTCCAGCTCGGCGATCACCAGCCCCTGGTGCATCCCGTGGAACTCGTCGACCTCCCAGGTGAAGCCGCCGTGGTCCACCAGGTGCCGGGTCTTGTCGAGCACGCTCGGGCAGAGGGCGAGCAACGCCCGCCCGTCGCTCACCGGAATCGGGTACTCGAACTCGGCGCGGCTCACGCCGTCCACCGAGCTGCCCTTGATGGTGAGGAACGCGGCATCGCCCTTGAGGCGCACGCGCACCGTGCGCGAAGGCTCCGAGCACAGGTACCCCTGAGCGATGCGTACGGCCGCGCGGGCCTCGCTCCGCCAGGCGTAGCTCTGGGGAAGGAACTTGCGCTCGATTTCGGTGGCCATCAGTGACAGGTGCCGTTGGTGCAGGTGTGCGCGTTCGGCGGGCAGTCGCTGGCCGAGGTGCACGAGCCGCAGCGGCCGGTGGACGCGTTGCAGCCCTGGTTGCCGGTGCAGTTCGAGTAGGTCACGCACTGCACGCACTGGGTGGCGCAGTAGGGCGTGCCGGCATCGTGGGCCTCGCACTCCGCGTCGTTGAGGCAGCGGGTGCAGCCGACGCTGGTGCAGTAGATGCCCTGGCCGCTGTTCTGGCACTGGGTGTCGTTGAGGCATGGCAGGCACAAGCCGTACGTGGCGGAGCTCGGGGTGTGGTCGCACTCCGAGGAGAAGCCGTTGGGATCGCACGCGCCGCCGTCGACGTAGCAGGGGATCACGCAGGCGCCGTGCGCGTAGCCGGTGGCGTCGCAGATCTGGCCGGCGGGGCACTGGCTGTCCTGGTTGCACCCGCAGAAGTGATCCGGCTGGCAGACCGGGGCGTCGCCGCCGCAGCCCGCGTTGCTCGAGCACTGGCACTCGCCGCTGTTGGCGCCGCAGGTGAGGTTGGCGGGGCAGTTGGCATCCACCGAGCACGAGCCGCAGAAGCCCGCCAGGCAGCCGGGCAGATCGAAGGGGC comes from Deltaproteobacteria bacterium and encodes:
- a CDS encoding CYTH domain-containing protein produces the protein MATEIERKFLPQSYAWRSEARAAVRIAQGYLCSEPSRTVRVRLKGDAAFLTIKGSSVDGVSRAEFEYPIPVSDGRALLALCPSVLDKTRHLVDHGGFTWEVDEFHGMHQGLVIAELELPAVDTAFPKPAWVGREVTGDARYYNSALAQGPLEP
- a CDS encoding sigma-70 family RNA polymerase sigma factor → MPSPASSEFPSTRWTLILSGREAPARRKEILEALLRDYWSPLYVYLRRRGLNAAEAEDAVQGFSLRLLESDVLGRLDPARGRLRGYLKTALTHHVSNLRAAASAERRGGGRTVPLDAELAERLVLEAPDDAEAAFQRAWAQAVFDRALQRLRSEYGQGGRAGPFELIQSYFRGESQLSYAELATKEKMTVPQLKSFLHRARGRFRELVRAEVADTVADASEVDAEMMELLRAP